The Phycisphaeraceae bacterium genome segment GCATCTGGTTCTTCCGCGACCCGCCGCGGCGACTTCCCACCGATCCTCGCGCCATCATCTCCCCCGCCGACGGGGTCATCTGCGCCGTCGGCCCCGCCTCACCCCCGCCCGAACTCGGCGTCCCCGCCCACATCGCCACGCGCATGACGCGCATCAGCGTCTTCATGAACGTCTTCAACGTCCACGTCAACCGCGCCCCGATCGCCGGCACCGTCAGGAAGATCTCCTACCGCCCCGGCAAGTTCTTCAACGCCTCCCTCGACAAGGCCAGCGAGTTCAACGAGCGCTGCGCCCTCTGGATCGAGCCACGCTCCTCGTTCCTCTCCGCACGCCCGGACGCGGCGGGGAACGGCGGGAGGTCCGGCGAGGCTGGCCATGGGGGGGGAAGGGGGGAGGGGGGGGTGGCGTGTGTGCAGATTGCGGGGCTCATCGCCCGCCGGATCGTCTGCCGTGTGAAGGAGGGCGAATCACTCGCCGCCGGCCAACGATTCGGCCTCATCCGCTTCGGTTCCCGCGTGGATGTCTACCTTCCCGAGGGGATCCTGCCGATGGTCAAGAAGGGCGACCCCTCGGTCGCCGGTGAGACGATCTTCGCCGTCCTGCCCCTGCCCCCCTTTACCGACGCCCCCGCCGCGGACGCCCCCAAGGAGGCCGCTCGATGAAAACCGACGTCTTCATCGGCTACCCCTCCCGCAAGCGCGATATCCCCGTCCGCCGCCTCATCCCCAACCTCCTCACCGTCATCGCCCTCTGCTCCGGCCTCGCGGCGATCCACTTCGCCCTCAAGTCCGATTGGGACCGCGCCCTCTCCGCCGTCGCCGTCGCCGCGATCTTCGACGCCCTCGACGGCCGCGCCGCCCGCCTGCTCCGGGCCACCAGCCCCTTCGGCGCGGTCCTCGACTCGCTCTCCGACTTCCTCGCCTTCGGCGTCGCCCCCGCGCTGCTCCTCCACCAGTGGATGCTCGCCCGCACCGACGCGATCGGCCTCGCCGCCGTCATGACCTTCGCCCTCTGCGCCGCCCTCCGGCTCGCCCGCTTTACCGCCGCCGTCCAGCGGCCGCGGGTCGATCCCGATGAGCACGCCCCAGCGTGGACCAACAAGTTCTTCGTCGGCATGCCCACCCCCGCCGCGGCGGGCTGCGTCCTGCTCCCGATGCTGGTCGAGCAGTCCCGCCTGCTGAAGAACACCCGCTGGCCCGAGTGGTCCGTCGTGGTCTTCACCTTCGTGGTCGCCGGGCTGATGATCAGCCGTCTCCCCATGTTCTCGTTCAAGAAGGCCCGCATCGAGCGCCGCTTCGTCGTCCCCCTCATGGTCGTCATCGGCCTGCTCGTCGTCCTCGCCTCCCGCGATCCGTGGCTCACCGCCACGCTCATCTGCGGCGGCTACCTCCTCACCCTTCCCCTGAGCGTCTGGCGCTACCGCGAGCACCGCCGCGCCGACCACGCCGCCGCCTCCGCCCTCGCGACCACATCCGGCGACACCTCCCAGCACAGCGCCCCCCGCGGCCTCGAGCTGCGCCGCGCCGAATGACCAACGCCCATGACCGTGGCGATGCCCCATCACGCCGAGGCCCCCGCGCTCCCAACGGCCGTCGCCGACTTCTTCTCCCGTCGCGGCTGGACCCCGTTCGATTTCCAGCGCGAGTGCTGGAGCGCCTACCTCGACGGCGCCAGCGGCCTTGTCCACGCTCCTACCGGAGTCGGCAAGACCCTCTCGGTCTGCCTCGGCCCCATGATCGAGGCGCTCCACACCGAGGCACTCCGCGAGCCGCACAGGGCCGCGCCCGCGAACCCCAGCGCCCGGCGCCGCGCCCTTGCCCGTCAGGCCGCCGAACCCTTCCGCCTCCTCTGGCTCACGCCGATGCGAGCCCTCGCGGGCGACACGACGGCCTCGCTGCTCGAACCCTGCCGCGAACTCGGCCTCAACTGGACCATCGAGCAGCGTACCGGCGACACGCCCGCCACCCTCAAGAAGAAGCAGCGAGAGCGGCTCCCCACCGCCCTCGTCACCACCCCCGAAAGCCTCAGCCTGCTCCTCTCGTTCCCCGAGACGCGCGAGGCCATGCGCTCCCTCCGCTGCGTCGTTGTCGATGAGTGGCACGAACTGATCGGCACCAAGCGCGGCGTCCAGACCGAACTCGCCCTCGCCCGCCTCCGCGCCTGGTCCGCCGACCATCCGTACCCGCTCCGCACCTGGGGCCTCTCCGCGACCCTGGGCAACACCGAGCAGGCCGCCCGCGTCCTCCTCGGCCCCGCCGCGGTCGCCCCCAGGATCGTCCGCGGAATCGTGCCCAAGGCGGTTCAGGTCGACACCATCCGGCCCGCCAACATCGACCGCTTCCCCTGGTCCGGCCACATGGGCCTCAAGTCCCTCGATCAGGTCCTCGACGCCATCGAACGAACCTTCGCCGACGGCGGCGGTTCGACGCTGCTGTTCACCAACACCCGCGCCCAGGCCGAGATCTGGTTCGGCGCCATCTTCCGCGCCCGCCCCGACTGGCTCGGCACCGTCGCCATCCACCACGGCTCGCTGGACAAGAAACTCCGCTCGAAGGTCGAGGACCTCCTCAAGACCGGCGGGGCCGCCCGCGCCGGTCCCGGCCTCCGCTGCGTTGTCTGCACCTCCAGCCTCGATCTCGGGGTTGACTTCTCCCCCGTCGCCCAGGTCATCCAGGTCGGCAGCCCCAAGGGCATCGCCCGCCTCATCCAGCGCGCCGGCCGAAGCGGCCACCGACCCGGCGTCGCGAGCCGAATCCTCGGCGTCCCGACTAACGCGATGGAACTCGTCGAGTTCTCCGCCGCGAGAGAGGCCGTCGCCGCCGCGCGCGTCGAGTCCCGTATCCCGGTGGCGAGGGCTATGGACGTGCTCGTGCAGCACCTGGTCACCATCGCCGCGGGCGGGGGTTTCCTCGAGGCCGACCTCGCACGCGAGGTCCGCGACACGGCCGCTTTCGCCGACCTCTCCGACGGGCAGTGGACCTGGGCCATGGACTTTGTCCGCGGCGGGGGTGCCGCCCTCCACGCCTACCCCGAGTACGCCCGCATCGCCCCCGAGCGCGGCCTCGGCCCCCGGCTTGCCGTCGCCGGCGACCGCATCGCCCGCCGGCACCGCCTCAACATCGGCACCATCGTCGGCGAGCAGTCCATGCTCGTGAAGTTCCGCTCCGGTCGCACGCTGGGAACCATCGAGGAGTCGTTCATCACGCGTCTCCAGGTCGGCGACCGCTTCGTCTTCGCGGGGCGCGTCCTCGAACTGCTGCGCGTGCGCGAGATGACCGCCTACGCCACACCGGCCCGATCCCGCGGCGGCGCCGTCCCCCGCTGGAACGGCGGCCGCATGCCACTCTCCACCCAGCTCGCCGAGGGCGTCCGCCGCCGGCTCGACGAGGCCCGGCGCGGCGAATACACCGACGACGACATGCTCGCCGTCCGCCCCGTGCTCGAACTCCAGTCCCGCTGGAGCGTCATCCCCGGCCCCGACGACGTGCTCATCGAGGACATCACCACCCGCGATGGCCGCCACTGGTTCATCTTCCCCTTCGAGGGCCGCCTCGTGCACGAGGGCCTCGGCGCCCTCCTCTCGTACCGCCTCACCCGGCTCCGGCCCCGATCCGTCTCCGCCGTCTGCACCGACTACGGCATCGAGCTGCTCTCCCCCGATGGCGAGGATCTCGGCGAGGCCCAGTGGCGCGACATCCTCACCACCGACGGCATGCTCGACGACCTCCTCGCCTGCCTCAACTCGACCGAGCTCGCACGCCGCCAGTTCCGCGAGATCGCCCGTATCGCCGGCCTGGTCAACCAGGGAATGCCCGGAAGCCCAAGGCCCTCCCGCCAACTCCAGGCCTCCAGCGAGATGTTCTTCGAGGTCCTCAGCGAGTTCGACCCGGCGAACCTCCTCCTCGACCAGGCCCGGCGCGAGGTGCTGGAGAGCCAGCTCGAGATCCGCCGCCTCTGCGAGACGCTCGAACGCATCGCGCGCCAGCGGCTCGTCATCGTCCACCCGCGCGACCTGACGCCCTTCTCCTTCCCGCTCTGGGCCGAGAGCCTCCGGGCCACGCACGTCACCAGCGAGAGCTGGACCGCCCGCATCGCCAAGATGGCTCTCCGCCTCGAAGAGCAGGCCGCCGCAACCCGCGGCGACGCCCGACCAATGATCGGGCCCAAGAGCCCGCGAAAGCGCCCCGCGCGCCCGAAGGGAGGGAGACGTGCTGTTCCAAGCCGCCGGTGAGACCCTCGAAGCGCTCCCCTCCCGGGCGCTCTGGTGGGCACGCGAGCACACGCTCATCGTCGCCGACCTGCACCTGGGAAAGCCCGCCTCGTTCCGCGCCGCGGGAGTGCCGGTCCCCGAAGCGGCGACCGCATCCGACCTCGACCGCCTCGCGATCGCCGTCGAGTCAGCCGCCGCCCGCCGCGTCATCATCCTGGGCGACATGCTCCACGCCCGCGACGGCCGCACCGCCGCCACGCTCTCGGCGCTCGCGGCCTGGCGCTCCCGTCTCGTCGGCGTCAAAGTCACCCTCGTCCGCGGCAACCACGACCAGCGGGCCGGCGATCCGCCCGCCGATCTCGCCATCACCTGCGTCGACGAGGGTGTGCGAGAGGGACCCTTCGAACTCCGCCACCATCCCGCATCCGGCCACGCCTTCGTCCTCTGCGGCCACGTCCACCCCGTCGTGACGCTCCACGGCGGTTCCGGCCGCGCTTCGATGCGGGTCCGTTGCTTCCACCTCACCCCCGCCATGCTCACCCTCCCCGCCTTCGGCGCGTTCACCGGCGGGAAGGTCATCACCCCCCGTCCCGGCGAGCGGACCCTCCTGATCGGCCCCGACTGCGTCACCGAGGCCCCGTACCCCCTCGCCGCCTCGCTCGCATGATCGCCGCCGCGCTACCGCGGCTTCACCGGGTCGCCCGCGGCCGTCACCTCCACCGGCTCGGGCAACCCCGAACCCTTGATCTGCTCCATGATGAGTTCCTTGTCGCCGACGAGCACGAGCACCCCCTTCTCCAGCGGGATCGCGCCGGGCGAGATCGCCGAGAGTTCGCCCGCCGACACCGAGGCCAGCCCCGCCATGTCCGCGGCGATCGTGTCGAACTCCAGCCCCGCCGAGCGCCGCTCCGCGGCCTGCGCGATGATCCCGCGAAGCCCGGCGAACGCGTTGATCGTGTTGGTTCGGACCGTCTGCCGGGCCTTCTCGACCTCGTCCTCCGGGATCGGTTCAGCGGCCATCGCCGCGGAGCCGCGGAGGCGCGCGAACTCCTTCAGGAACTCGGCGAGCGCCGGGCCTGTGGTATCGGCCTTGACCGACGACGTCGCGACGAAGTACCCCTGTGTTGGGCCCATGGTGTACCCGGCGCGGGCGCCGTAGGTGTAGCCGTGTTCCTCGCGGAGATTCTGGTTCAGCCGGCTGGTGAACGACCCGCCCAGCAGCGTCGACAGCACCTCGTAGGGCACACGCTCAGGGTCGCCCATCTTCGGCCCCGGCATGATGAACCGGATCACCGTCTGCACCGCGCCGGGGCGATCGACGAGCACCACCCGCGGAGCATCCGCCATGGGGATCGGCGATGTGGCGGGCCGGGAGGGCGGTGTTCCCGTCGGCCGGAAGGATTCGAAGAGGGGGCCAAGCGTCGCGCGGACGTCGGACTCCGAGATGTTGCCGGCGATGAGGATCGCGGCGAGGTCCGGGGTGTACATCTCGCGGTACGCCGACTTCACATCGGCGAGCGTGAGCGGTTCCACGCTGGCCGGGGTTCCCTCGGAGGACCAGCCGTACCGGTTGGCATCGCCAAAGAGCGTGCGCAGGCCGACGCGAGAGGCGACCACCGTGGGCTCGTCGTCCTCTTGCCGGAGGCCCTCGAGCTGCAGCCCCTTGACGCGGTCGAAGTCCTTGGCGTTCATCCGCGGCCGCAGGATCGCGTCGGCAACGAGCCGGGCCGCCTGCGGGAAGTTGCGGCGCAGCACGGTGATCGAAACCGCGGCGTCGTCGCGGTCGGCGCCCGAGGCGAAGCTGGCGCCGAGGGACTGGATGGCCTTGCTGAACGCGACCGAATCGAGGTCGCCCGCCCCCTCGCCGAGCATGGACGCGGTGAGCGAGGCCAGCCCGGCGCGATCGACCGGCAGGCGCACCGGGGCCCCCGCGAAGAGCACATCCATCGCGACCAGCGGCAGGTCGTCGCGCTGCCAGAGCATGACCGGGACGCCGCTGGCCAGCGTGAACCGAGCCGGCGACGGCGGGGCAAACGGCTTCGCGGCGAGGTCCGCCGGGCGAGTGTCGCGTGCGGAGGGCGGCTGCTCGGATTCCTCCGGGAGCACCCAGATGATGGCCCGGGCGCTGGGCGTGAGCGTGCGGGCCGCCCAGTCCTTGACCGTCGCCGGAGTCGCATCGCGGAAGCGCTGCAGATCGCGGGCGAACGAGTCGGGCTCGCCGAGGTAGTACTGGTACGCGTTGAGCTGGTCCGCCTTGGCCTGCACCGATTGCAGCCTGGCGAGCATCGCCATCTCGGTGGTGGCCTGTCGCTCCGTGAGCTCCTCGGGCGTGGGGCCGCCGGCGCACAGCCGGGCGATCTCCTCGTCGACCGCGCTCTCGACCGCTCCCAGATCGGCGCCGGGCTTGGCGTAGACCTCCACGAAGAACTGCGACCCGAGCACGTTGGAGTCGACAAACGCGCTGACGTCCACGCAGGTGGCGTCGTCGATCACCAGCCGCTTGTACAGGCGCGAGGCCTTGCCCTCGGCGAGGATCTCCGCCGCGAGGTCCATCTCCGCGGAGCCGGGGGCGTACGCGGCGGGCGCGTGCCACGCCATCAGGATCTTGGGCTGCTGGCACTTGTCGAGCATGGTGGTGCGGGCCACGCCGGCGAGCGTGGCGGGGGGCGCGGTGCGCTGCGGCGGCTCCTGCCCGGCGGGGATGGTCGCGAACAGGTCGTGGATCAGCGGCTTGATCGCCGCGGAGTCAAAGTCGCCCGCGACGACCAGCGACGCGTTGCGCGGCACGTAGTAGGTGGCAAAGAAGTCCTGGACGTCGGCGACGGTGGCGGCCTCGAGGTCCTCGTGCGTGCCGTAGACGGCGTTGTGGTACGGGTGGCCCTGCGGGTACAGCAGCCGGTAGATGAACTCGCCGGCCTTGCCGTAGGGGGTGTTCTCCACCTGCTGGCGGATCTCGTTGCGGACCACGTCCCGCTGCTTGTCGAGCTTGGCCTGGTCCATGGTCTTGCCGAGGTCCTCGAGCCGGTCGGCGTCGAGCCACAGCAGCGTCGGGAGGAGCGACGAGGGGCCGGAGGAGTAGTAGTTGGTGCGGTCGAGCGAGGTGGAGGCGTTGTTGGAGCCGCCGCCGCTCTCCATGACGATGTCGAAGTCGCTGCCCGGCACGCGGCGGGTGCCCATGAACATCAGGTGCTCGTAGAGGTGGGCGAAGCCGGAGCGGCCGGGGGGCTCTTCCTTGGCGCCGACGCGGTACCAGAGGTTCACGCTGGCGACCGGGAGGGAGTGGTCCTCGTGGAGGATCACCGTCAGGCCGTTGGGGAGGGTGTACTTCTCGTACTTGATGTGCTGCGCGGGCGCCAGGGCGGCGGTGAGCAGGAGGAGGCAGGCGGCAATGAGGTATCGCATGGCCTGATCGTACAGGCTCAGCGCCCGGCGCGCGGGCGGTTGATATGTGAGTTGATGCCCCATCCCCAGCCCCCCTGTTCCCCTGAAAGCCACCCATCGGATTTGAACCGACGACCTATGCTTTACGAAAGCATCGCTCTACCAGCTGAGCTAGGGTGGCGAAAGGCCCATGAGTATCGGCCCGTGGGTTGCGGAAGTCCACCCCCTCTGGCTGCGTCAGCAGCCGTTCTGGACGGCTGAGAGCCATTGCTGCACGAAGACTGCGATATCGGTTGGGCCGTGGGTGCGGTCGCCGTCGGCGTCGGCGTACAGCGAGCCGTCGGTGAGGCCGGTGGTCCAGGCGTTGATGAAGTCGGCCAGGTCGACGGGGTCGATCTCGCCATTGCCGTTGTAGTCGCCGGGGCAGACGGTGGTGGGGTTCCAGACGGCGATGCCTCCTTCGGGGCGGGGGGTGCCGGTGTAGACGAGCCCGCCGATGGGTGAGAGCGTGCCGGTGGGGCCCAGACGCAGTGAGTAGATGCCCTGGACGCCGTCGAGGGCCGAGGTGTCGTCGGTGACGAAGACCAGGTCGCGGAGCGAGGCGACCTCACCGATGGCGCCCTGGAGGTTCTGGACGAGGAACGAGTTGCCGGTGGAGGTGAGCACGCCGGTGGAACTGGCCTCGAACGAGCGGAGCGTGGCGTCGGTGCCGTGGCCGACGAGGACGAAGCGGTCGTCGCCGTTGCTCGCGAGGTAGGCGGGGGAGTTGCCGGGGCTGGTGAAGGGGGAGCCGGGGATCGCGACCGGTGGCTGGCCGTCGGTATCGAGGCCGAAGCCGAGGATGGCGTGGCGGTCGCCGCTGATGCCGCCGCCGGCGTACATGAACTCGCCGGTGCCGGTGGTGATGATGTTCAGCGGGTAGTGCGCGAGCGGGGTGGCGCCGGCGTCGGTGAGCATGCCGTAGGTGGCGTCGTCGAAACTGATGAGCCACTGGCGGACTTCGAGGCTGGTCTGGGAGTTCTGGGTGTAGAGGTAGGGGCGGCTCGGGTGGTAGGCGAGGGCGGAGTTGAACGAGCCGGTGCTCTTGCGGTCGCGCTGGAGCAGCGACGGGGCGTCGGGGTTCCAGCGGTAGATGCCGACGGACGAGCCGCCGAGCTGGGTGGCGGTGATGGCGATGAGGTCGTCGGTGATCCAGACCATCGCGAGGGGGCTGTCGGGGACGAGGGCCTGGTGGTGGAGGGTGAGGGAGGCATCGGCGTTGACGCGGAAGAGGCGGACCTCCTCGAACTGCGTGGCGGAGGTGCCCGCCGCGGCGGCGAGCCAGCGGCCGGAGGGGGAGAGGGCGAGGGATTGGGTCCACGGTCCGGAGTCGGCGTTGCCGAGCAGCGTGAGCGTGCCGTCGGGGTTGACGCGGAGGGAGGCGACGGTGCCGCCGGCGCCGGTCTGGGAGTTGAAGTAGTAATGGCCGACGAAGACGGCGCGGAAGGTGGCCTGGGCGGAGGCGGTGGAGAGGGGGGCCGCGGCGAGCGCGGCGGCGGCGAGGAGGAGGGTGAGGGGACGGGGGGCGGGGAGTCCGGTGGTCATGGGACTGCTCCTGGTATGGCGTAACGAGGTCACGACGACGCCCCACGTAATCAGAGATGTTACCCGCCCGGTTCGGTGGCGCCGCGGAGGGTGCGGATGGCGACGGCGCGGCCGGCGACCGAGCGGACCTGGTCGAGTTGGCGGTGGCCGATGCGGCAGCGGATGACGGCGGCGCCGTTCTCGTAGTCGCGGCTGAGGACGGTGGCGAGGGTCTCGATGAGTTGGACGGCGCGGCCAGCTTCGAGCGGGAGTGTGATCTCGACCTCGGCGACGCCGCCCTGGGCCAGGGCGCGGACGCGGGCGCGGAGGGCTTCGAGGCCGGGGTCGGCGGCGTCGCGGGCGCAGATGGCGATCGAGCCGGGGACCTGGCGTTCCCAGACGAGGAGGTTGCGGTTGTCGTCGAGGCGGTCGACCTTGTTGAGGAGCAGGAGACGCTCGGGGGGCTTCCAGGCATCGAGCCGGGCGTCGGGATCGGAGCGGCGGGACCTGAGGTCGTCCTCGCGGGCGTCATCGAGGAGGTGGTCGAGGGTCTCGGTGACGGTCTGGTACTGCATTTCCGCCGCGGGATCGGAGGCGTCGAGGACGATGATGAGCAGGTCGGCGTGGGTGGCTTCCTCGAGGGTGGCGCGGAAGGAGGCGACGAGGTCGTGCGGGAGGTCGCGGACGAAGCCGACGGTGTCCGAGAGCATGACCTTGAGACCGCCGCCCGGCGCCTCGGCGTTGTCGGCGGCGGCGGGCGGGGTGAGGTCCCAGTTGCGGGTGCGGGTGACGAGGGTGGCGAAAAGGCGGTCGTCGGCGTAGGCGCCGCCGGTGGTGAGGGTGTTGAAGAGGGTGGACTTGCCGGCGTTGGTGTAGCCGACGATGCAGACGGTGAAGTTGTCGGCGCGGCGGTCGCGGACCATGCGGCGTTTGCGGGCGTGGATCTCGGCGAGTTCGCCTTCGAGGGCGAGGCGGCGTTTCTGGACGAGCCGGCGGTCGATCTCGAGCTGTTGTTCGCCGGGGCCGCGGGTTCCGATGCCGCCGATTCCGCCGTGGCCGACGATGCGTTCGAGGTGGTCCCACATGGCGCGGAGGCGGGGGTAGGTGTATTCGAGCTGGGCGAGTTCGACCTGGAGCTTGGCCTCGTGGGTGGTGGCGCGGGAGGCGAAGATGTCGAGGATGAGTTCGGAGCGGTCGATGACCTTCTTGCCGACGGTCTCCTCGATGTTGGCGATCTGGGATGGGGAGAGTTCGTGGTCGAAGATGACGGTGGAGGCGTTGAGGGACTCGCATAAGGCCTTGAGTTCGTCGACCTTGCCCGAGCCCATGAAGGTGGCGGAGACGGGCTTTTGGGCGCGCTGTTCGAGTTCGCCGACGACGATGGCGCCGGCCTGCTCGGCGAGGGAGCGGAGTTCGCCGAAAGGGTCGCGGAGGTCGTAGCGGGAGGTGGGGAGCCGGACGGCCGCGAGGACGGCGCGTTCGGATTGGACCTTGATGGTGGGGTCTTTGGGTTGCGGCACGGGTGGGGGTTGCGGGGCGGTGGCGTGGTGGGAGGCGGGGCTACACGTTATGCGCTGAGGTGTTGGAGGCGCGGGGTTCGCGGGTGCTAGGCTGCGATCCGGTTTGGGCGGGTGGGGCGTCGGGAGCGGTTGATGCGGTCGCGCAAGCCCGGGCTGGGGTTCATCCTGGTGACGATCGCCCTGGATGTGCTGGGGTTCGGGCTGCTGATTCCGGTCGGGCCCAAACTCGTGGAGTCGCTGCTGCACGGCGGGCTCGGGGGGACCGAGGCCGAGGCCGCGCCGAAGGTCGCGCTGCTGATGACCACGTGGTACACAATGTCGTTCCTGCTGGCGCCAACATTGGGGTGCCTGTCGGACCACTTCGGACGGCGGCGGGTGCTGCTGGTCTCGCTGCTGGGTTCGGGGATCGACTTCTTCGCGCAGGCGCTCTCGCCAACCCTCACGTGGCTGTTCATCACACGGGCGATCAACGGGCTGTCCGGGGCGAGCCTGACCGTCGCCAACGCGTACATCGCCGATGTCACCCCGCCGCAGAAGCGGGCCGCAGCCTACGGCATGGTCGGGGCCGCGTTCGGGCTGGGGTTCGTGATCGGGCCGCTGCTGGGCGGGGTGCTGGGAGGAGTGAACATCCGGTTGCCGTTCTTCGTGGCCGGGGGGCTGACGCTGTTGAACTGGCTGTACGGGTTGTGGGTGCTGCCCGAGTCGCTGCCGGAGGATCGGCGTCGGCGGTTCAGCCTCGCGCGGGCGAACCCCGTCGGCGCGCTGCACGCGGTCGGGCGGTACCCGTTGGTGACCGGGCTCGCGATTGCGATGTTCATGCTGAACATGGCGCAGTTCGCGCTGCATGCCACGTGGGTCCTGTACACCGGGCATCGCTACGGGTGGGAGTCGGAGAAGGTCGGGTTGTCGCTGTTCGCCGTCGGGATCGGGGCCGCTGTCGTGCAGGGCGGGCTGGCGCGGAAGATCATCCCGGCGCTGGGGGAGCGGCGGTCGCTGATGCTCGGGCTGGCGCTGGGGGTGCTGAGTTACATCGGATACGGGATGGCGACCGAGGGGTGGATGATCTTCGTGGTGATCGCCATCGGGTCGCTGGGTGGGATCAGCCA includes the following:
- a CDS encoding phosphatidylserine decarboxylase, whose product is MHAPSTNPPSPDILADLPAPIIAREGWPIVAAFAIGSIILNILAVRFLGPWGSIPVAASLALTVWCIWFFRDPPRRLPTDPRAIISPADGVICAVGPASPPPELGVPAHIATRMTRISVFMNVFNVHVNRAPIAGTVRKISYRPGKFFNASLDKASEFNERCALWIEPRSSFLSARPDAAGNGGRSGEAGHGGGRGEGGVACVQIAGLIARRIVCRVKEGESLAAGQRFGLIRFGSRVDVYLPEGILPMVKKGDPSVAGETIFAVLPLPPFTDAPAADAPKEAAR
- a CDS encoding phosphatidylcholine/phosphatidylserine synthase, which encodes MKTDVFIGYPSRKRDIPVRRLIPNLLTVIALCSGLAAIHFALKSDWDRALSAVAVAAIFDALDGRAARLLRATSPFGAVLDSLSDFLAFGVAPALLLHQWMLARTDAIGLAAVMTFALCAALRLARFTAAVQRPRVDPDEHAPAWTNKFFVGMPTPAAAGCVLLPMLVEQSRLLKNTRWPEWSVVVFTFVVAGLMISRLPMFSFKKARIERRFVVPLMVVIGLLVVLASRDPWLTATLICGGYLLTLPLSVWRYREHRRADHAAASALATTSGDTSQHSAPRGLELRRAE
- a CDS encoding ligase-associated DNA damage response DEXH box helicase, with protein sequence MPHHAEAPALPTAVADFFSRRGWTPFDFQRECWSAYLDGASGLVHAPTGVGKTLSVCLGPMIEALHTEALREPHRAAPANPSARRRALARQAAEPFRLLWLTPMRALAGDTTASLLEPCRELGLNWTIEQRTGDTPATLKKKQRERLPTALVTTPESLSLLLSFPETREAMRSLRCVVVDEWHELIGTKRGVQTELALARLRAWSADHPYPLRTWGLSATLGNTEQAARVLLGPAAVAPRIVRGIVPKAVQVDTIRPANIDRFPWSGHMGLKSLDQVLDAIERTFADGGGSTLLFTNTRAQAEIWFGAIFRARPDWLGTVAIHHGSLDKKLRSKVEDLLKTGGAARAGPGLRCVVCTSSLDLGVDFSPVAQVIQVGSPKGIARLIQRAGRSGHRPGVASRILGVPTNAMELVEFSAAREAVAAARVESRIPVARAMDVLVQHLVTIAAGGGFLEADLAREVRDTAAFADLSDGQWTWAMDFVRGGGAALHAYPEYARIAPERGLGPRLAVAGDRIARRHRLNIGTIVGEQSMLVKFRSGRTLGTIEESFITRLQVGDRFVFAGRVLELLRVREMTAYATPARSRGGAVPRWNGGRMPLSTQLAEGVRRRLDEARRGEYTDDDMLAVRPVLELQSRWSVIPGPDDVLIEDITTRDGRHWFIFPFEGRLVHEGLGALLSYRLTRLRPRSVSAVCTDYGIELLSPDGEDLGEAQWRDILTTDGMLDDLLACLNSTELARRQFREIARIAGLVNQGMPGSPRPSRQLQASSEMFFEVLSEFDPANLLLDQARREVLESQLEIRRLCETLERIARQRLVIVHPRDLTPFSFPLWAESLRATHVTSESWTARIAKMALRLEEQAAATRGDARPMIGPKSPRKRPARPKGGRRAVPSRR
- the pdeM gene encoding ligase-associated DNA damage response endonuclease PdeM → MLFQAAGETLEALPSRALWWAREHTLIVADLHLGKPASFRAAGVPVPEAATASDLDRLAIAVESAAARRVIILGDMLHARDGRTAATLSALAAWRSRLVGVKVTLVRGNHDQRAGDPPADLAITCVDEGVREGPFELRHHPASGHAFVLCGHVHPVVTLHGGSGRASMRVRCFHLTPAMLTLPAFGAFTGGKVITPRPGERTLLIGPDCVTEAPYPLAASLA
- a CDS encoding insulinase family protein, translating into MRYLIAACLLLLTAALAPAQHIKYEKYTLPNGLTVILHEDHSLPVASVNLWYRVGAKEEPPGRSGFAHLYEHLMFMGTRRVPGSDFDIVMESGGGSNNASTSLDRTNYYSSGPSSLLPTLLWLDADRLEDLGKTMDQAKLDKQRDVVRNEIRQQVENTPYGKAGEFIYRLLYPQGHPYHNAVYGTHEDLEAATVADVQDFFATYYVPRNASLVVAGDFDSAAIKPLIHDLFATIPAGQEPPQRTAPPATLAGVARTTMLDKCQQPKILMAWHAPAAYAPGSAEMDLAAEILAEGKASRLYKRLVIDDATCVDVSAFVDSNVLGSQFFVEVYAKPGADLGAVESAVDEEIARLCAGGPTPEELTERQATTEMAMLARLQSVQAKADQLNAYQYYLGEPDSFARDLQRFRDATPATVKDWAARTLTPSARAIIWVLPEESEQPPSARDTRPADLAAKPFAPPSPARFTLASGVPVMLWQRDDLPLVAMDVLFAGAPVRLPVDRAGLASLTASMLGEGAGDLDSVAFSKAIQSLGASFASGADRDDAAVSITVLRRNFPQAARLVADAILRPRMNAKDFDRVKGLQLEGLRQEDDEPTVVASRVGLRTLFGDANRYGWSSEGTPASVEPLTLADVKSAYREMYTPDLAAILIAGNISESDVRATLGPLFESFRPTGTPPSRPATSPIPMADAPRVVLVDRPGAVQTVIRFIMPGPKMGDPERVPYEVLSTLLGGSFTSRLNQNLREEHGYTYGARAGYTMGPTQGYFVATSSVKADTTGPALAEFLKEFARLRGSAAMAAEPIPEDEVEKARQTVRTNTINAFAGLRGIIAQAAERRSAGLEFDTIAADMAGLASVSAGELSAISPGAIPLEKGVLVLVGDKELIMEQIKGSGLPEPVEVTAAGDPVKPR
- a CDS encoding beta-propeller fold lactonase family protein yields the protein MTTGLPAPRPLTLLLAAAALAAAPLSTASAQATFRAVFVGHYYFNSQTGAGGTVASLRVNPDGTLTLLGNADSGPWTQSLALSPSGRWLAAAAGTSATQFEEVRLFRVNADASLTLHHQALVPDSPLAMVWITDDLIAITATQLGGSSVGIYRWNPDAPSLLQRDRKSTGSFNSALAYHPSRPYLYTQNSQTSLEVRQWLISFDDATYGMLTDAGATPLAHYPLNIITTGTGEFMYAGGGISGDRHAILGFGLDTDGQPPVAIPGSPFTSPGNSPAYLASNGDDRFVLVGHGTDATLRSFEASSTGVLTSTGNSFLVQNLQGAIGEVASLRDLVFVTDDTSALDGVQGIYSLRLGPTGTLSPIGGLVYTGTPRPEGGIAVWNPTTVCPGDYNGNGEIDPVDLADFINAWTTGLTDGSLYADADGDRTHGPTDIAVFVQQWLSAVQNGC
- the hflX gene encoding GTPase HflX, whose protein sequence is MPQPKDPTIKVQSERAVLAAVRLPTSRYDLRDPFGELRSLAEQAGAIVVGELEQRAQKPVSATFMGSGKVDELKALCESLNASTVIFDHELSPSQIANIEETVGKKVIDRSELILDIFASRATTHEAKLQVELAQLEYTYPRLRAMWDHLERIVGHGGIGGIGTRGPGEQQLEIDRRLVQKRRLALEGELAEIHARKRRMVRDRRADNFTVCIVGYTNAGKSTLFNTLTTGGAYADDRLFATLVTRTRNWDLTPPAAADNAEAPGGGLKVMLSDTVGFVRDLPHDLVASFRATLEEATHADLLIIVLDASDPAAEMQYQTVTETLDHLLDDAREDDLRSRRSDPDARLDAWKPPERLLLLNKVDRLDDNRNLLVWERQVPGSIAICARDAADPGLEALRARVRALAQGGVAEVEITLPLEAGRAVQLIETLATVLSRDYENGAAVIRCRIGHRQLDQVRSVAGRAVAIRTLRGATEPGG